One window of the Burkholderia sp. FERM BP-3421 genome contains the following:
- a CDS encoding CDP-alcohol phosphatidyltransferase family protein produces the protein MDQRTTNKITTASPPPRTWDARLARWLVTPLIDTPVTPNHLTTLRLLIGLAGAYCLAQGGFRWINAGAFLIVLSNFVDHTDGELARISGKSSKIGHFYDLASDALITVALFVSMGAGIVATGGRMAANPVLLGTLAGAAVALIFFLRMRIESFAGKAGTKQAFVGGFETEDVLYLLPLVTLFDGVERFLLAASIGAPLFAAWVVADYWRIVRRGRAAPNPTEIQVTK, from the coding sequence ATGGACCAGAGAACCACCAACAAAATCACCACGGCAAGCCCGCCGCCCCGCACCTGGGATGCCCGGCTGGCCCGCTGGCTTGTCACGCCCCTGATCGACACGCCGGTCACGCCGAACCACCTCACCACGCTGCGCCTGCTGATCGGCCTCGCGGGCGCGTACTGCCTCGCGCAGGGCGGCTTCCGCTGGATCAACGCGGGCGCGTTCCTGATCGTGCTGTCGAACTTCGTCGACCATACCGACGGCGAACTCGCGCGGATCAGCGGCAAATCCAGCAAGATCGGCCACTTTTACGACCTCGCGAGCGACGCGCTGATCACGGTCGCGCTGTTCGTCAGCATGGGCGCCGGGATTGTCGCCACGGGCGGCCGCATGGCCGCCAATCCGGTCCTGCTCGGCACGCTCGCGGGCGCGGCCGTCGCGCTGATCTTCTTCCTGCGGATGCGGATCGAATCGTTCGCCGGCAAGGCCGGCACCAAGCAGGCGTTCGTCGGCGGCTTCGAGACCGAGGACGTGCTCTACCTGCTGCCCCTCGTCACGCTGTTCGACGGCGTGGAGCGCTTCCTGCTGGCCGCGTCGATCGGCGCGCCGCTCTTTGCCGCGTGGGTCGTGGCCGACTACTGGCGCATCGTGCGCCGCGGCCGCGCCGCGCCCAATCCAACCGAAATCCAAGTCACCAAATGA
- a CDS encoding HalD/BesD family halogenase: MTLHTGAETVPTSPSTAQGTGLPPDRAVASRVGELDLPGLRQHYTRQGAFLYLDDFLPKDAAGKLADAARALQADINRNYLPGHKQGGSVSRHTIDAKAPYIAELYRSKALIGFLEKITGDTLLLSPEDDPHAYALYYYTRPGDHIGWHYDTSYYDGRRYTLLFGVIDESTSRLDYELHTRNPAVADEPGSVQIAHGGIVLFDGDKLRHRVTPLGENELRVSLTFEYVTDPGMRPWKRFISNMKDAIAYFGFRQVFRQLAARRTQGS; encoded by the coding sequence ATGACCCTCCATACAGGCGCAGAGACCGTGCCGACCTCGCCTTCCACGGCGCAGGGCACGGGGCTTCCCCCTGACCGCGCCGTCGCGTCCCGCGTCGGCGAACTCGACCTGCCCGGCCTGCGACAGCACTACACGCGCCAAGGCGCGTTCCTGTACCTCGACGACTTCCTGCCGAAGGACGCGGCCGGCAAGCTCGCCGACGCCGCGCGCGCGCTGCAGGCGGACATCAACCGCAACTACCTGCCCGGCCACAAGCAGGGTGGCAGCGTGAGCCGGCACACGATCGACGCGAAGGCGCCGTACATCGCCGAGCTGTACCGCTCGAAGGCGCTGATCGGCTTCCTCGAGAAGATCACGGGCGACACCCTGCTGCTGTCGCCGGAAGACGATCCGCACGCGTACGCGCTGTACTACTACACCCGCCCCGGCGATCACATCGGCTGGCACTACGACACCTCGTACTACGACGGCCGCCGCTACACGCTGCTGTTCGGCGTGATCGACGAATCGACGTCGCGGCTCGACTACGAGCTGCACACGCGCAACCCGGCGGTCGCCGACGAGCCGGGCTCGGTGCAGATCGCGCACGGCGGCATCGTGCTGTTCGACGGCGACAAGCTGCGCCACCGCGTCACGCCGCTCGGCGAGAACGAGCTGCGCGTGTCGCTGACCTTCGAATACGTGACCGATCCCGGCATGCGTCCCTGGAAGCGCTTCATCTCGAACATGAAGGATGCGATCGCGTACTTCGGCTTCCGCCAGGTGTTCCGTCAGCTGGCCGCGCGCCGCACCCAGGGCTCATGA
- a CDS encoding HpnL family protein — MTRAGMILLSIGTALFVALLAWQGFGAVASTLLTAGWGLALVAAFHLVPLVIDARAIAVMFPAGTRGASMREALYARWVGESVNSLLPAGQIGGPVLMVRYLSQQGVRMQEAAAAITVSTTMQALAQLLFALVGIAAFSLYASHDSVSHLRTPALIATALLALFALAFYVAQRRGLFGRGLRLVSKLFGPRDWSGLATRADAIDAAVADLYRRRDRVASTFWLSFVGWVVGTGEVWLALHFLGHPVSWLDALLLESVGQAIRGAAFAIPGSLGAQEGGYLLLAPLVGLPPEAALALSLAKRARELALGLPGILYLHYRERNWQRRRAAPQPLAD, encoded by the coding sequence ATGACGCGCGCCGGCATGATCCTGCTGTCGATCGGGACAGCGCTGTTCGTTGCATTGCTGGCCTGGCAAGGCTTCGGCGCCGTCGCGTCGACGCTGCTCACGGCCGGCTGGGGGCTCGCGCTCGTCGCGGCCTTCCATCTGGTGCCGCTCGTGATCGATGCGCGGGCGATCGCCGTGATGTTCCCGGCCGGCACGCGCGGCGCGTCGATGCGCGAGGCGCTGTATGCGCGCTGGGTGGGCGAATCGGTCAACAGCCTGCTGCCCGCCGGGCAGATCGGCGGCCCGGTGCTGATGGTGCGCTACCTCTCGCAGCAGGGCGTGCGGATGCAGGAAGCCGCCGCCGCGATCACCGTCAGCACCACGATGCAGGCGCTCGCGCAGCTGCTGTTCGCGCTCGTCGGCATCGCCGCGTTCAGCCTGTACGCGAGCCATGATTCGGTGTCGCACCTGCGCACGCCCGCGCTGATCGCGACCGCGCTGCTCGCGCTGTTCGCGCTCGCGTTCTATGTCGCGCAGCGGCGCGGCCTGTTCGGGCGCGGGCTGCGCCTCGTGTCGAAGCTGTTCGGTCCGCGCGACTGGTCGGGCCTCGCCACGCGCGCCGACGCAATCGACGCCGCGGTCGCCGACCTGTACCGCCGCCGCGACCGGGTCGCGTCGACCTTCTGGCTCAGCTTCGTCGGCTGGGTGGTCGGCACGGGCGAAGTGTGGCTCGCGCTGCACTTCCTCGGCCACCCGGTCAGCTGGCTCGATGCGCTGCTGCTGGAGAGCGTCGGCCAGGCGATCCGCGGCGCGGCGTTCGCGATCCCCGGCTCGCTCGGCGCGCAGGAAGGCGGCTATCTGCTGCTCGCGCCGCTCGTCGGGCTCCCGCCCGAGGCGGCGCTCGCGCTGTCGCTCGCGAAGCGCGCGCGCGAACTCGCGCTCGGCCTGCCCGGCATCCTGTACCTGCATTACCGTGAACGAAACTGGCAACGGCGCCGCGCGGCGCCGCAGCCGCTTGCCGACTGA
- a CDS encoding phosphocholine cytidylyltransferase family protein, with translation MRAIILAAGLGLRLQQPPEAQYPKCLLRFDDVSLLERHFRLLDAVGVTEVVLALGFQSEKVEAELERLGRRAEIVLNPRYDLGSVLTLHTAAGPMTRGGDVLIMDADVLYDDSILHALVADPERPTDRLLIDRGFEEGDEPVKLCAKNGVPVELRKQLAVGLEYDTIGESVGFFRFREDTARRLAEIVAGYVDGGRANLPHEEAVRDLLLEGGRDFEIADVTGAPWIEIDFPNDVSRASQEVLPQIQRTVGVAR, from the coding sequence ATGCGAGCCATCATCCTTGCGGCGGGCCTCGGCCTGCGTCTGCAACAACCGCCCGAGGCGCAGTACCCGAAGTGCCTGCTGCGCTTCGACGACGTGTCGCTCCTCGAACGCCATTTCCGGCTGCTCGACGCGGTCGGCGTGACCGAGGTCGTGCTCGCGCTCGGCTTCCAGTCCGAGAAGGTCGAGGCCGAACTCGAACGCCTCGGCCGCCGCGCCGAGATCGTGCTGAACCCGCGCTACGACCTCGGCAGCGTGCTGACCCTGCACACCGCCGCCGGCCCGATGACGCGCGGCGGCGACGTGCTGATCATGGACGCCGACGTGCTGTACGACGACAGCATCCTGCATGCGCTCGTGGCCGACCCCGAGCGCCCCACCGACCGCCTGCTGATCGACCGCGGCTTCGAGGAAGGCGACGAGCCCGTCAAGCTGTGCGCGAAGAACGGCGTGCCGGTCGAGTTGCGCAAGCAGCTCGCGGTCGGCCTCGAGTACGACACGATCGGCGAATCGGTCGGCTTCTTCCGGTTCCGCGAGGACACCGCGCGCCGGCTGGCCGAGATCGTCGCCGGCTACGTCGACGGCGGCCGCGCCAACCTGCCGCATGAAGAAGCGGTACGCGACCTGCTGCTGGAAGGCGGTCGCGATTTCGAGATTGCCGATGTCACGGGCGCCCCGTGGATCGAAATCGATTTTCCCAATGACGTCTCGCGTGCGAGCCAGGAAGTGCTGCCGCAGATTCAACGCACCGTAGGAGTGGCACGATGA
- the aepX gene encoding phosphoenolpyruvate mutase — MNAREPNFSESRSARLRRMLVSQDLEFLMEAHNGLSARIVREAGFKAIWASGLAISAQYGVRDNNEASWTQVVDTLEFMADASDLPILLDGDTGYGNFNNVRRLVRKLEQRGIAGVCIEDKQFPKTNSFIDGERQPLAEIDEFCGKIKAGKDSQSDPDFSIVARVEALIAGWGMDEALRRANAYAEAGADAILIHSKLSRPDEILQFAREWSGKAPLVIVPTKYYSTPTDVFRQAGISTVIWANHLIRASASAMQAVAREIHENQTLINVEDRVASVNEIFRLQDADEYSAAERIYLSSSSRASNAAIVLAASRGKGLEAVTEDKPKVMLPVAGKPLLRWLVDGFKKQGVNDITVVGGYRADAIDTSGVKLVVNERHASTGELASLACAAERLTGDTVISYGDLLFRSYILRDLAESDAEFSVVVDSSLTQPTNQSVRDFAFCSAGDDRGLFGQKAHLQRVSSEGAGEPHGRWIGLLNVRGAGVARLKALLATLQARPDFDTLDVPALLNALIEGGEKIEVQYVHGHWRGVNDLEDFRRAGDFAHEQTPISEQRANDGAAQ; from the coding sequence ATGAACGCCCGTGAACCGAATTTCTCCGAATCGCGCAGCGCGCGCCTGCGCCGCATGCTCGTCAGCCAGGACCTCGAATTCCTGATGGAAGCGCACAACGGCCTGTCCGCGCGGATCGTCCGCGAGGCCGGCTTCAAGGCGATCTGGGCCTCGGGCCTCGCGATCTCCGCGCAATACGGCGTGCGCGACAACAACGAAGCGAGCTGGACCCAGGTAGTCGACACGCTCGAATTCATGGCGGACGCGAGCGACCTGCCGATCCTGCTCGACGGCGACACCGGCTACGGCAACTTCAACAACGTGCGCCGGCTCGTGAGGAAGCTCGAACAGCGCGGCATCGCGGGCGTGTGTATCGAGGACAAGCAGTTCCCGAAGACCAACAGCTTCATCGACGGCGAACGCCAGCCGCTCGCCGAGATCGATGAGTTCTGCGGCAAGATCAAGGCCGGCAAGGACTCGCAGAGCGACCCGGATTTCTCGATCGTCGCGCGCGTCGAGGCGCTGATCGCCGGCTGGGGCATGGATGAGGCGCTGCGCCGCGCGAACGCATACGCGGAAGCCGGCGCGGATGCGATCCTGATCCACAGCAAGCTGTCGCGTCCCGACGAGATTCTCCAGTTCGCGCGCGAATGGAGCGGCAAGGCCCCGCTCGTGATCGTGCCGACCAAGTACTACAGCACGCCGACCGACGTGTTCCGCCAGGCCGGCATCAGCACCGTGATCTGGGCGAACCACCTGATCCGCGCATCCGCGTCCGCGATGCAGGCCGTCGCACGCGAGATCCACGAGAACCAGACGCTGATCAACGTCGAAGACCGCGTCGCGAGCGTCAACGAGATCTTCCGTCTGCAGGACGCCGACGAGTATTCGGCGGCCGAGCGCATCTACCTGTCCTCGTCGTCGCGCGCGTCGAACGCCGCGATCGTGCTCGCCGCGAGCCGCGGCAAGGGCCTCGAGGCCGTCACCGAGGACAAGCCCAAGGTGATGCTGCCCGTCGCCGGCAAGCCGCTGCTGCGCTGGCTCGTCGACGGCTTCAAGAAGCAGGGCGTGAACGACATCACCGTGGTCGGCGGTTATCGCGCGGACGCGATCGACACCTCCGGCGTGAAGCTCGTGGTCAACGAACGCCACGCCAGCACCGGCGAACTCGCCTCGCTCGCGTGCGCGGCCGAGCGCCTGACGGGCGACACCGTGATCTCCTACGGCGACCTGCTGTTCCGCAGCTACATCCTGCGCGACCTCGCGGAAAGCGATGCCGAATTCAGCGTGGTCGTCGATTCGTCGCTGACCCAGCCGACCAACCAGAGCGTGCGCGATTTCGCGTTCTGCTCCGCCGGCGACGATCGCGGCCTGTTCGGCCAGAAGGCGCATCTGCAACGCGTGTCGAGCGAAGGCGCGGGCGAACCGCATGGCCGCTGGATCGGCCTGCTGAACGTGCGCGGCGCGGGCGTGGCCCGCCTGAAGGCGCTGCTCGCCACGCTGCAGGCGCGTCCGGACTTCGACACGCTCGACGTCCCGGCGCTGCTGAACGCGCTGATCGAAGGCGGCGAGAAGATCGAAGTGCAGTACGTGCACGGTCATTGGCGCGGCGTGAACGACCTCGAGGATTTCCGTCGCGCGGGCGATTTCGCGCACGAGCAAACGCCGATCTCCGAACAGCGCGCGAACGACGGAGCCGCGCAATGA
- the aepY gene encoding phosphonopyruvate decarboxylase — protein sequence MIEAAQFVEAARARGFDSYAGVPCSYLTPFINYVLQDPQLHYVSAANEGDAVALVAGATLGGRRGIAMMQNSGLGNAVSPLTSLTWTFRLPQLLIVTWRGQPGVADEPQHALMGPVTPAMLDTMEIPWELFPTEAEAIGPALDRAIAHMDETGRPYALVMQKGSVAAYPLQAGERPVRPAAAAVRTLRSDVAPEAWPTRQDALARVIAGTPVESTVVLASTGFCGRELYALDDRANQLYMVGSMGCVTTLALGLALARPDLHVVAVDGDGAALMRMGAFATLGAYGPANLTHVLLDNGAHESTGGQATVSPHVSFAGVAAACGYAAAFEGDTVDVIDAALDARDANGVRFACLSIRTGVPDGLPRPTVTPVDVKTRLMRHIGATQA from the coding sequence ATGATCGAAGCCGCGCAGTTTGTCGAGGCCGCGCGCGCGCGCGGTTTCGACTCGTATGCGGGCGTGCCCTGCTCTTACCTGACGCCGTTCATCAATTACGTGCTGCAGGATCCGCAGTTGCATTACGTGTCGGCCGCGAACGAAGGCGACGCCGTCGCGCTCGTCGCGGGCGCGACGCTCGGCGGGCGGCGCGGGATCGCGATGATGCAGAACTCCGGGCTCGGCAACGCGGTGAGCCCGCTGACCTCGCTGACCTGGACGTTCCGCCTGCCGCAGTTGCTGATCGTGACGTGGCGCGGTCAACCCGGCGTGGCCGATGAGCCGCAGCATGCGCTGATGGGGCCGGTCACGCCGGCGATGCTCGACACGATGGAGATTCCGTGGGAACTGTTCCCGACGGAAGCCGAGGCGATCGGCCCGGCGCTCGATCGCGCGATCGCGCACATGGACGAGACGGGCCGGCCGTATGCGCTGGTGATGCAGAAAGGCAGCGTTGCCGCGTATCCGCTGCAGGCGGGCGAGCGGCCCGTGCGCCCTGCGGCGGCCGCGGTGCGCACGCTGCGTTCGGATGTGGCGCCCGAAGCATGGCCGACGCGGCAGGATGCGCTCGCGCGCGTGATCGCCGGGACGCCGGTTGAATCGACCGTGGTGCTGGCTTCCACGGGGTTTTGCGGGCGTGAGTTGTATGCGCTCGATGATCGGGCGAATCAGCTGTACATGGTGGGCTCGATGGGCTGCGTGACGACGCTCGCGCTCGGCCTCGCGCTCGCGCGGCCCGATCTGCATGTGGTTGCCGTTGACGGCGACGGCGCGGCGTTGATGCGCATGGGCGCGTTCGCGACGCTCGGCGCGTATGGGCCGGCGAATCTCACGCATGTGCTGCTCGACAACGGCGCGCATGAATCGACGGGGGGGCAGGCGACGGTGTCGCCGCATGTGTCGTTTGCCGGCGTGGCCGCCGCGTGCGGTTATGCGGCCGCGTTCGAAGGCGATACGGTCGATGTGATCGACGCGGCGCTCGACGCGCGCGATGCGAATGGCGTGCGTTTCGCGTGCCTGTCGATCCGCACCGGCGTGCCCGACGGGCTGCCCCGCCCGACCGTGACGCCCGTCGACGTCAAGACGCGCCTGATGCGCCATATCGGCGCGACGCAAGCCTGA
- a CDS encoding 2-aminoethylphosphonate aminotransferase: MLLLNPGPVTLSERVRQSLLQTDLCHRESEFFDLQDEARARLVAAYELDPAEWSAVLMTGSGTAAVESMIAALVPEDGKLLVVENGVYGERIAQIAAQYRIAHEVLKHEWMDAPDVDQIAARLDADRGITHVAVIHHETTTGRLNDLDAVAAVCRARGVRMLVDGVSSFGAEAIDFAGGVIDAVAATANKCLHGVPGAAFVIVRQDALAKAARRTYYLDLGRLAALQAKRNTPFTPSVHAYYALVEALREFDEAGGWRARHARYKALADRAQAGLAARGMPLVLPEGASSVVLRAYRLPQVVGYEALHDGLKARGFVIYAGQGGLSSTLFRISTMGAIEPADVDRLLAEFDALMR, encoded by the coding sequence ATGCTGTTGCTTAATCCCGGCCCTGTGACGCTGTCGGAACGCGTGCGCCAGAGCTTGCTGCAAACCGATCTGTGCCATCGCGAAAGCGAGTTCTTCGATTTGCAGGACGAGGCGCGCGCGCGGCTCGTGGCTGCGTATGAGCTGGATCCGGCCGAATGGTCCGCGGTGTTGATGACGGGGTCCGGCACGGCCGCTGTCGAGAGCATGATCGCGGCCCTCGTGCCCGAGGACGGCAAGCTGCTCGTGGTCGAGAACGGCGTGTATGGCGAGCGTATTGCGCAGATCGCGGCGCAGTATCGGATCGCGCACGAAGTGCTCAAGCATGAGTGGATGGACGCGCCGGACGTCGATCAGATCGCGGCGCGGCTCGATGCGGATCGCGGCATTACCCATGTCGCCGTGATTCATCATGAGACGACGACAGGTAGGTTGAACGACCTCGATGCGGTGGCTGCGGTGTGCCGGGCACGGGGGGTGCGGATGCTGGTGGATGGCGTCAGCAGCTTCGGCGCCGAGGCGATCGATTTTGCGGGCGGCGTGATCGACGCGGTTGCGGCGACGGCGAACAAGTGCCTGCATGGCGTGCCCGGGGCCGCGTTCGTGATCGTGCGGCAGGATGCGCTCGCGAAGGCCGCGCGCCGGACGTATTACCTCGATCTGGGAAGGCTCGCGGCGTTGCAGGCGAAGCGGAATACGCCGTTTACGCCGTCGGTTCATGCGTATTACGCGCTGGTCGAGGCGCTGCGCGAGTTCGACGAGGCCGGCGGATGGCGCGCCCGGCATGCGCGGTACAAGGCGTTGGCGGATCGGGCGCAGGCCGGGCTCGCCGCGCGGGGTATGCCGCTGGTGTTGCCCGAAGGGGCTTCGTCGGTGGTGCTGCGCGCGTATCGGCTGCCGCAGGTGGTCGGGTATGAAGCGCTGCACGACGGGTTGAAGGCGCGCGGGTTCGTGATCTATGCAGGGCAAGGCGGGCTGTCGAGCACGCTGTTCCGGATCTCGACGATGGGCGCGATCGAGCCGGCGGATGTGGATCGGTTGTTGGCGGAGTTCGATGCGTTGATGCGGTAA
- a CDS encoding cytochrome c has product MKTSLIASLGILLFIQTSPSFADSGNGKKIFLARCAMCHGTDVKGTGPLANKSSPPTPDLTTSAFKKRLIAYPGVIVSSIILRPNGDLIPKTLRENGVKLPPYHWTINDFRDLNQYLSSVILKNQ; this is encoded by the coding sequence ATGAAAACATCCCTCATTGCATCACTAGGAATTTTATTATTCATTCAAACATCGCCATCCTTTGCGGATAGCGGCAATGGGAAAAAGATATTTTTAGCAAGATGTGCCATGTGTCATGGAACAGATGTCAAGGGAACAGGGCCATTGGCCAACAAGAGCAGCCCACCCACCCCCGACCTTACGACGTCCGCGTTCAAAAAGCGGCTAATCGCTTATCCGGGAGTCATTGTATCGTCAATAATACTTCGCCCAAATGGCGACCTGATTCCAAAGACGTTACGGGAAAATGGCGTAAAACTCCCTCCTTATCACTGGACCATCAACGATTTTCGCGATTTGAATCAATATCTGAGCAGCGTGATTTTGAAAAATCAGTAA
- a CDS encoding LysR family transcriptional regulator, which produces MSDPDLNLLIALDALLADGSVVGAARRLGLSASAMSRTLARLREVTGDPLLVRAGRRMVLTPHAEALRQRARGAVDEARAVLCPAEAEPEFDTLRRTFIIRANDGFVEVFGAALIAEVASIAPFVRLYFVPKPEKTATQLREGAVDLEIGVLGGMGPEIRMQALFRDRFVGVVRKGHPLAKARKVTAERYVSFGHVVASRRGRGEGPVDEALAALGLERTIVAVVPSFPAALAVAQASDLIALVPASFLGVRSGAQGLSPASSIHAFELPVATGKITVSQLWHPRLEVDPAHRWLRQRVLTVCRRGMPQ; this is translated from the coding sequence ATGTCCGATCCCGACTTGAACCTCCTCATTGCGCTCGACGCGCTGCTGGCCGATGGCAGCGTGGTGGGCGCTGCGCGTCGGCTGGGGCTGAGCGCCTCGGCCATGAGCCGGACGCTGGCCCGGCTGCGCGAGGTGACGGGCGACCCGCTGCTGGTCCGCGCCGGGCGCCGCATGGTGCTGACGCCGCATGCCGAGGCGCTGCGACAACGCGCCCGGGGCGCGGTGGACGAGGCGCGCGCCGTGCTGTGTCCGGCGGAGGCCGAGCCTGAGTTCGACACGCTTCGGCGCACCTTCATCATTCGCGCCAATGACGGCTTCGTCGAGGTGTTCGGCGCGGCGCTGATCGCTGAGGTGGCGTCGATCGCGCCGTTCGTGCGCCTGTATTTCGTGCCCAAGCCGGAGAAAACCGCGACGCAGCTGCGGGAGGGGGCGGTGGATCTCGAGATCGGCGTACTGGGCGGGATGGGGCCTGAAATTCGCATGCAGGCGCTGTTTCGGGATCGGTTTGTCGGGGTGGTCAGGAAGGGGCATCCGCTTGCAAAGGCGCGCAAGGTGACGGCGGAGCGGTATGTCTCGTTCGGTCATGTGGTCGCGTCACGCCGGGGGCGCGGCGAGGGGCCGGTGGATGAGGCGCTCGCGGCGCTGGGGCTGGAACGAACGATCGTCGCGGTGGTGCCGAGTTTTCCGGCGGCGCTGGCGGTGGCGCAGGCATCGGATCTGATCGCGCTCGTGCCGGCGTCGTTTCTCGGTGTTCGGTCGGGTGCGCAGGGACTTTCGCCGGCGTCGTCCATTCACGCCTTCGAATTGCCGGTGGCGACCGGGAAAATCACCGTGTCGCAGCTGTGGCATCCGAGGCTGGAGGTCGATCCGGCGCATCGGTGGCTGCGGCAGCGGGTGTTGACGGTGTGTCGGCGGGGGATGCCGCAGTGA
- a CDS encoding SDR family NAD(P)-dependent oxidoreductase — MQPTSSPKTLLLIGASRGLGFAMAVEALKRGWHVIATGRAGSMDKLRQVASASHGALEVEAVDITIPEQVAALRARLDGRRIDVLFVNAGVKNADHETIADVSTDEFIRVMVTNALSPMRVIATLQDLVQPAGTIGVMSSGQGSLANNTNGNYEVYRGSKAALNMFMRSYAARHQNEAKTLLLMAPGWVRTDMGGPGARLGIEESIPNLIGTIEAYEGRTGLHYLDYLGRAVPW; from the coding sequence ATGCAACCCACCTCATCCCCCAAGACCCTCCTCCTCATCGGCGCATCGCGCGGGCTCGGCTTCGCGATGGCCGTGGAAGCCCTCAAGCGCGGCTGGCACGTGATCGCCACCGGGCGCGCGGGCTCGATGGACAAGCTGCGCCAGGTCGCAAGCGCATCGCATGGCGCGCTTGAAGTCGAAGCGGTCGACATCACGATTCCGGAACAAGTCGCGGCGTTGCGCGCTCGCCTCGACGGCCGGCGTATCGATGTGCTGTTCGTGAACGCCGGCGTCAAGAATGCCGATCACGAAACGATCGCCGACGTCTCGACCGATGAATTCATACGCGTGATGGTGACGAATGCGCTCAGCCCGATGCGGGTCATCGCGACGCTTCAGGACCTCGTGCAACCGGCCGGAACGATCGGCGTGATGTCATCGGGACAAGGCAGCCTCGCCAACAACACCAACGGCAACTACGAGGTCTATCGAGGCAGCAAGGCCGCGCTCAACATGTTCATGCGCAGCTACGCGGCACGCCACCAAAACGAAGCGAAAACCCTGCTGCTGATGGCCCCCGGCTGGGTGCGCACCGACATGGGCGGCCCCGGCGCGCGGCTCGGCATCGAGGAGAGCATCCCGAACCTGATCGGCACGATCGAAGCGTATGAAGGTCGCACCGGCCTGCATTACCTCGATTACCTCGGGCGAGCCGTTCCGTGGTGA
- a CDS encoding MFS transporter, with the protein MATLDLRRLGPCLLAIAIDAMGFGLVYPMMSALFGDPHSSLLSPDAAPAWRNFCLGLGYGVYPFFMFFGSSLMGALSDGFGRRRILLVCVPGLSASYFMMALGAMLPSLWLLLAGRGLSGLMAGCQGIAQAAIVDVSRPEDKARNMSVMSIAFSAGVIVGPVLGGVASDASIAPWFGYGTPFIAVGVLALGCGVWTWVTYREPVAASGFARVDVLLPIKIIVEAARHREIACLSGVFFLMQVGYGLYLQTIMQLLQSRFHYASHELGLFSGMIGACFVIGLMVVVRLMLRVWGVIDIARVGLLMAGVAQIAASLVPGAWPQWVLGAFVGCFDMVAYTMMYTAFSDAVPEARQGWALGVAGSVMAVAWVVTGALNNALPVFGEAGLLMVGGVSFVVSFGLMSAYGRGRQLAQAA; encoded by the coding sequence ATGGCAACGCTTGATTTACGACGGCTTGGTCCGTGTTTGTTGGCCATCGCGATCGACGCGATGGGTTTTGGTCTCGTGTATCCGATGATGTCCGCGCTGTTCGGGGATCCGCATTCGAGCCTTCTATCGCCGGATGCCGCGCCGGCTTGGCGCAACTTCTGCCTCGGGCTTGGCTACGGCGTCTATCCGTTCTTCATGTTCTTCGGTTCGTCGTTGATGGGCGCGTTGTCCGATGGGTTCGGGCGGCGCAGGATCCTGCTGGTGTGCGTGCCGGGGCTGTCGGCGAGTTATTTCATGATGGCGTTGGGGGCGATGCTCCCCAGCCTTTGGCTGCTGTTGGCGGGGCGTGGACTGAGCGGCTTGATGGCGGGCTGTCAGGGCATCGCGCAGGCCGCGATCGTCGACGTGAGCCGGCCTGAGGACAAGGCGCGCAACATGAGCGTGATGTCGATCGCGTTCAGCGCCGGGGTGATCGTCGGGCCGGTGTTGGGCGGCGTGGCGTCGGATGCGTCGATCGCGCCGTGGTTCGGGTACGGCACGCCGTTCATCGCCGTGGGGGTGTTGGCGCTGGGGTGTGGGGTCTGGACGTGGGTAACATATCGCGAACCGGTTGCCGCGTCGGGTTTCGCGCGGGTCGATGTGCTGCTGCCGATCAAGATCATCGTGGAGGCCGCGCGGCATCGGGAGATCGCGTGTCTGTCGGGGGTCTTTTTCCTGATGCAGGTGGGTTATGGCTTGTATCTGCAGACGATCATGCAACTGCTGCAATCGCGGTTCCACTACGCGAGCCATGAACTCGGGCTGTTCAGCGGGATGATCGGCGCGTGCTTCGTGATTGGGCTGATGGTGGTGGTGAGGTTGATGCTGCGGGTGTGGGGCGTGATCGACATCGCGCGGGTCGGGTTGCTGATGGCCGGCGTGGCGCAGATCGCGGCGTCGCTGGTGCCGGGTGCGTGGCCGCAGTGGGTGCTGGGCGCGTTCGTCGGCTGCTTCGATATGGTGGCGTACACGATGATGTATACGGCATTTTCGGACGCGGTGCCGGAAGCGCGGCAGGGGTGGGCGCTCGGGGTCGCGGGATCGGTGATGGCCGTGGCGTGGGTGGTGACGGGGGCGTTGAACAATGCGCTGCCGGTGTTTGGCGAGGCGGGGCTTTTGATGGTGGGGGGCGTGAGCTTTGTCGTGAGCTTCGGGTTGATGAGCGCTTATGGGCGCGGGCGGCAGCTTGCCCAGGCCGCTTGA